The following proteins are encoded in a genomic region of [Eubacterium] hominis:
- the secG gene encoding preprotein translocase subunit SecG, with product MGILDILLMISAVVLIILSLLQSGKSDGLSGAFTGGEGLNLFANVKERGAEKVMSNVTLVTGIIFFALVLIIRIMK from the coding sequence ATGGGCATTTTAGATATTTTGTTAATGATTTCAGCGGTCGTACTAATAATACTCTCCTTATTACAGAGTGGAAAATCAGATGGTCTTAGTGGTGCCTTTACTGGTGGTGAAGGGCTAAACCTGTTCGCTAACGTAAAGGAACGTGGCGCAGAAAAAGTAATGTCTAATGTGACATTGGTGACAGGTATCATCTTCTTCGCTTTGGTATTAATCATTCGTATTATGAAATAA
- a CDS encoding chemotaxis protein CheW produces MSDLLCFSAFNRLYGIPLDYVIETFEEQKVTPVPCLHYAFTGLCSHNGMIYPVISFSHLCEREIPLTRKCMILVELEQDQFILQMNDVPTVIYEDEITVRTKYQKNDRLLKVDELCQSKYGIVYVVDIKNIIHDLSRELLDDRYVQD; encoded by the coding sequence ATGAGTGATCTTCTATGCTTTTCTGCATTCAACCGCTTATATGGCATACCGCTAGATTATGTCATTGAAACCTTTGAGGAACAGAAAGTAACGCCAGTTCCATGTTTACATTATGCATTTACTGGACTATGCAGTCACAATGGTATGATTTATCCTGTGATTTCCTTCTCTCATCTTTGTGAAAGAGAAATTCCATTAACAAGAAAATGTATGATACTTGTAGAACTGGAACAGGATCAATTTATCTTACAGATGAATGATGTTCCTACAGTGATTTATGAAGATGAGATAACCGTCAGAACCAAATATCAGAAAAATGACCGGCTGTTAAAGGTTGATGAGTTATGCCAAAGTAAATATGGTATCGTTTATGTTGTGGATATTAAAAATATTATTCATGACTTAAGCAGGGAACTTCTAGATGACAGATATGTGCAGGACTAA
- a CDS encoding chemotaxis protein CheA — protein MTIFDDDQKSMLDVYLYETNQLFEQLDKILIESEKQETINKEDIHSIFRIMHTTKSSSSMMGLDGIAELMHIVEDAFVVLRDDESKLAYCKSELFELLYDVSDFMHGELEHMKLDNYMPASPEELIHTSRTIQKKLMKEPNEVKQEVLPKPSQPDTRINEQDVFIRLRYEKESSMENIRAYMIISQIIPYCEKLESIPQKLENNPDAAKFIKEFGFFIRFQSTNRKKVLEMLHRALFVESCKIIQRDEFMAMLNQKNKNDEDNVLSKDKRNEEISSSVIPVQVKKLDKMQNLLGELMVAESVMMTRLEQDNDRELSFMFERSFHKAFMELEEIVMSARLIPISTIVPKLNRVIRDISHKEDKKVTFVVKGEDIEIDKEIVDHLFDPLMHLLRNAIDHGIEPPEERVRINKPLQGVIKLTVENNNGEITIHVEDDGRGLDVEKIRNTAKEKGLIKEDQEYSEQEILSMIMMPGFSTKKQANEISGRGVGMDVVKNMVDQFRGNVSLSTRLHHGTRITMHLPLTLTIVESMLFMVGEHKFSIPSYNILRYFPYDIDDGTVQEDENSATFFYNGKAIPLIDLNEFFGIKKAAPATKKIIIYIHSSQREACIVMDKIIGYQHIVDKPLPSIINIDFKKATGISGCSLLGDGSICMSLNIEYLLDRCLGKEVGVYE, from the coding sequence ATGACGATATTTGATGATGACCAGAAATCAATGCTGGATGTATATTTATATGAAACAAACCAATTATTTGAACAATTGGATAAAATACTAATTGAATCGGAAAAGCAAGAAACAATCAATAAAGAAGACATTCATTCCATATTTCGTATTATGCATACCACCAAAAGCTCATCATCCATGATGGGATTAGATGGTATTGCGGAGTTGATGCATATTGTTGAAGATGCATTTGTAGTGTTAAGAGATGATGAATCAAAATTAGCTTATTGTAAAAGTGAACTGTTTGAATTATTATATGATGTATCTGATTTTATGCATGGGGAACTAGAGCATATGAAACTTGATAACTATATGCCAGCAAGTCCTGAGGAATTGATTCATACTTCCAGAACCATTCAGAAAAAATTAATGAAGGAACCAAATGAAGTAAAACAGGAAGTCCTGCCCAAACCATCCCAACCAGATACAAGGATAAATGAACAGGATGTATTCATACGATTGCGTTATGAAAAAGAATCCAGTATGGAAAATATCCGTGCTTATATGATCATATCACAGATCATACCTTATTGTGAAAAGCTGGAAAGTATTCCACAAAAACTGGAAAATAATCCGGATGCGGCAAAATTTATTAAAGAATTTGGATTTTTTATACGTTTTCAATCTACAAATCGCAAGAAAGTATTAGAAATGCTGCATCGTGCATTGTTTGTAGAGTCCTGTAAAATTATTCAGCGTGATGAATTTATGGCGATGCTGAATCAAAAAAATAAGAATGATGAAGATAATGTATTATCAAAAGATAAACGAAATGAAGAAATATCATCATCTGTTATTCCCGTACAGGTAAAAAAACTGGATAAAATGCAGAATTTATTAGGAGAACTGATGGTTGCGGAATCTGTGATGATGACAAGACTGGAACAGGATAACGATCGTGAATTATCATTCATGTTTGAACGAAGCTTTCATAAAGCCTTTATGGAGCTTGAAGAAATTGTGATGAGTGCTAGATTGATACCGATATCAACGATCGTTCCAAAACTAAATCGTGTGATTCGTGATATATCGCACAAAGAAGATAAAAAGGTGACTTTCGTTGTTAAAGGGGAAGATATAGAAATAGATAAAGAGATTGTTGATCATTTATTTGACCCTTTGATGCATTTATTAAGAAATGCGATTGATCATGGGATTGAACCACCTGAAGAGCGTGTAAGAATTAATAAGCCATTACAAGGTGTTATTAAACTGACAGTAGAAAATAACAATGGAGAAATCACAATTCATGTTGAAGATGATGGACGTGGACTGGATGTAGAAAAAATTAGAAATACGGCAAAAGAAAAAGGCCTGATAAAAGAGGATCAGGAATACAGCGAGCAGGAGATCTTATCTATGATCATGATGCCTGGATTTTCAACCAAAAAGCAGGCAAATGAGATATCTGGGCGTGGAGTAGGCATGGATGTTGTAAAAAACATGGTGGATCAGTTTCGAGGAAATGTCAGTTTATCCACCCGTCTGCATCATGGTACCAGAATTACCATGCATTTGCCGTTAACCTTGACGATTGTGGAAAGCATGCTGTTTATGGTTGGGGAACATAAGTTTTCTATTCCATCTTACAATATTCTGCGTTATTTTCCATATGATATAGATGATGGAACTGTGCAGGAAGATGAAAATTCTGCGACTTTCTTCTATAATGGAAAAGCGATCCCTTTGATAGATTTAAATGAATTTTTCGGGATAAAAAAAGCTGCACCAGCCACAAAAAAGATTATTATCTATATTCATTCTTCTCAAAGAGAGGCTTGTATCGTCATGGATAAAATTATTGGATATCAACATATTGTAGATAAACCATTACCATCCATCATCAATATTGATTTTAAAAAAGCAACGGGTATTTCGGGTTGTAGTCTTTTAGGTGATGGAAGTATCTGTATGTCCTTGAATATTGAATATCTGCTGGATCGTTGTTTAGGAAAGGAAGTGGGTGTTTATGAGTGA
- a CDS encoding diguanylate cyclase has protein sequence MKKPKLLIVDDSAYICAQIKKIFENENISLEVANNGIEALEKVCSFQPDLILLDVVLPDIEGYDLYQKIKEIDKNYAAIIFLTSRAQESDVVKGFSLGACDYINKPFHNEILKSRIKVHLKEKQQNDDLRKLNEEMEANMRKLNSMAFRDSLTGLFNRRYVSERLKSELLSSRCQIGMMMCDVDDFKHINDYYGHEIGDIVLIGIANILESAADDMSVIRWGGEEFLIFLFGKSKEEIYQISEHIRKSIEAFPFSSEGIRFKCTISIGLALYEPSLHFDDNLKHADEALYTGKRSGKNCSIWYDGIYK, from the coding sequence ATGAAAAAACCGAAACTTTTAATAGTTGATGATAGTGCATATATCTGTGCACAGATAAAAAAGATATTCGAAAATGAAAATATAAGCCTTGAAGTTGCGAATAACGGCATAGAAGCTCTGGAAAAAGTCTGTTCATTTCAACCTGATTTAATCCTTTTGGATGTTGTACTTCCTGATATTGAAGGCTATGATCTATATCAAAAAATAAAAGAAATAGATAAAAATTATGCTGCTATTATTTTTCTGACGTCAAGAGCTCAGGAAAGTGATGTAGTAAAAGGATTTTCCTTAGGTGCATGTGATTATATCAATAAACCTTTTCATAATGAAATATTGAAATCCAGGATCAAGGTGCATTTAAAAGAAAAACAGCAAAATGATGATTTAAGGAAACTGAATGAAGAAATGGAAGCGAATATGCGAAAATTAAATTCCATGGCTTTTCGTGATTCCTTAACCGGTTTATTCAACCGTCGCTATGTATCCGAACGCTTAAAAAGTGAATTATTAAGCAGCAGATGCCAGATTGGCATGATGATGTGTGATGTTGATGATTTTAAACATATCAATGATTATTATGGACATGAAATCGGGGATATCGTCTTGATTGGTATTGCAAATATTCTGGAGAGTGCTGCGGATGATATGAGTGTGATACGCTGGGGTGGAGAAGAATTTTTGATATTCTTGTTTGGTAAATCAAAAGAGGAAATCTATCAGATCAGCGAACATATACGCAAAAGCATTGAAGCATTTCCTTTCAGCAGCGAGGGGATTCGTTTCAAATGCACCATATCTATTGGTCTGGCACTTTATGAACCATCCCTTCACTTTGACGATAACTTAAAACATGCGGATGAAGCGTTATATACTGGAAAACGCAGTGGAAAGAACTGCTCCATCTGGTATGATGGCATTTATAAATGA
- a CDS encoding chemotaxis protein CheD has protein sequence MSNLFTVGIGDACIIKMPDVLVTYALGSCVGVCLYDFRNHIAGMVHILLPSRHDIQNSNEYKFADSGISKLLEQMLQQGANKKSIVAKIAGGAEMFSTYGLQSSGIGLKNVEAVIKVLKTAGIPIVAQDTGKNFGRSIWFKAKDGSLEVKTVNHGTYVI, from the coding sequence ATGAGTAATCTTTTTACTGTAGGTATTGGAGATGCCTGCATCATAAAAATGCCTGATGTACTTGTGACCTACGCATTGGGCTCCTGTGTGGGGGTATGTCTTTACGATTTTCGTAATCATATTGCAGGAATGGTTCATATTCTTTTGCCATCACGACATGATATACAAAACAGTAACGAATACAAATTTGCGGACAGTGGAATTTCAAAGCTGCTGGAGCAGATGCTTCAACAAGGTGCAAATAAAAAAAGTATTGTTGCGAAAATTGCAGGCGGGGCAGAAATGTTTTCTACTTATGGACTACAAAGTAGTGGAATCGGACTTAAAAATGTGGAAGCTGTCATCAAAGTATTAAAAACTGCAGGCATACCAATTGTGGCACAGGATACAGGTAAAAACTTTGGACGTTCGATTTGGTTTAAAGCTAAAGATGGCTCCTTAGAAGTAAAAACAGTAAATCATGGTACGTATGTAATATAA
- a CDS encoding chemotaxis protein CheC produces MLQSYSDLDEEKRDMLKELGNIGTGNAITSLSQMIDQPLEMEIPKVCIVPFQKVPDMLGGAETIQVGILLEVSGDLSGTFMFLLNEEFAKTIIEKLVDAKVEDIFELDELSKSAISEIGNIMCCSYINALSLLLHVDIHVSLPAVCCDMAGAILSVPMIKFAHLGDELLFIENRFQLDDVPVVSHILFFPDFESLNFMFQTLGSLYE; encoded by the coding sequence ATGCTGCAATCATATTCTGATTTAGATGAAGAAAAAAGAGATATGTTAAAAGAGCTGGGGAATATTGGTACCGGAAATGCAATCACCTCCTTATCGCAGATGATTGATCAGCCTTTAGAAATGGAGATTCCCAAAGTATGTATCGTACCATTTCAAAAAGTACCGGATATGCTAGGGGGAGCGGAAACGATACAGGTTGGTATTTTATTAGAAGTATCAGGGGATTTAAGTGGTACATTTATGTTTCTTTTGAATGAAGAATTCGCTAAGACAATCATTGAAAAGCTTGTGGACGCCAAAGTAGAAGATATTTTTGAGTTAGATGAACTTAGTAAATCTGCTATCAGTGAAATAGGAAATATTATGTGTTGTTCCTATATCAACGCATTATCATTACTGCTTCATGTGGATATTCACGTATCTTTACCAGCAGTATGCTGTGATATGGCAGGTGCAATCTTAAGTGTACCAATGATTAAATTTGCACACTTGGGAGATGAGCTTTTGTTTATTGAAAATCGTTTCCAGCTGGATGATGTTCCTGTTGTCAGTCATATCCTGTTCTTCCCGGATTTTGAATCCCTGAATTTTATGTTTCAAACCTTAGGATCATTGTATGAGTAA
- a CDS encoding response regulator — protein sequence MNKTILIVDDAVFMRMKLKKIIEASGYQIIEAKDGLQAFELFKEHKPNLVIMDISMPEMDGLTSLRYMMEHDNSIPVIMCSAIGQESKILEAGRLGAKDFIVKPFKDKEIEEVLNCFLEENGR from the coding sequence ATGAACAAAACCATATTAATTGTCGATGATGCAGTATTTATGCGTATGAAGCTAAAAAAGATCATAGAAGCATCTGGTTATCAGATCATAGAAGCAAAAGATGGATTACAGGCATTTGAATTATTCAAAGAACATAAGCCGAATCTGGTCATTATGGATATCTCCATGCCAGAAATGGATGGATTGACTTCTTTACGTTATATGATGGAGCATGATAACAGTATTCCTGTAATCATGTGTTCTGCCATCGGTCAGGAATCAAAAATATTAGAAGCAGGAAGACTTGGCGCTAAAGATTTTATCGTCAAACCATTTAAAGATAAAGAAATAGAAGAAGTATTAAACTGTTTTCTTGAAGAAAATGGGAGGTAG
- a CDS encoding methyl-accepting chemotaxis protein, translating into MNKLKNMKITKKLLISFIVIVILYLATVFTALYGVRKITGNFDEFYNKSYQIVKESMDFRLNQYIVARDMLLIVNEKNTETTAEELKEAKTSMAIVDQAMENLMKLNGENDMMSELKQLHGELVIPREKVMTLLENEKYDDAMKVYQNDYSPKAVEARSFLRDLETETKKAADAYYLSSNQSASVMLISLVVLSIVTLLLTSALWFIIARSITKPIQTLKKAAKDLSNGNLHTKLEYHSQDELGSLADSMRETITTLSVYVNEIEKTMLMIGKGKLNYQAGVEFKGDFITLSESLNQISSLLSKSMLQIANSAEQVSGGAQQISNGAQMLSQGASEQAGSIEELATSINEISENVKNNADDTVAASELADVVENEIVASSQQMDRVTEAIEEIKQNSMDITGIVKDIEDIAFQTNLLSLNAAVEAARAGDAGRGFSVVASEIRKLATKTTEASKTTAELIKKSTTSVEEGSTLISSAEQSMKHVVEGAREVANKIERISQSNIQQANFIIQIRQSIGMISDIVQGNSATSEESAAASEELAAQAQLLRELVNKFELRDEEGLNV; encoded by the coding sequence ATGAACAAATTAAAAAATATGAAAATTACAAAAAAACTACTAATATCCTTTATTGTGATTGTGATATTATATCTGGCAACAGTGTTTACTGCACTTTATGGTGTGCGTAAGATTACCGGCAACTTTGATGAATTCTATAACAAATCTTATCAGATTGTGAAAGAGTCTATGGATTTTCGCTTAAATCAATACATTGTCGCAAGAGATATGCTGCTTATTGTAAATGAAAAAAATACAGAAACAACAGCGGAAGAATTAAAAGAAGCCAAAACCAGTATGGCAATCGTTGATCAGGCAATGGAAAATCTGATGAAATTAAATGGTGAAAATGACATGATGTCAGAATTAAAACAGTTGCATGGAGAACTGGTAATTCCAAGAGAGAAAGTCATGACCCTTTTAGAAAATGAAAAATATGATGATGCGATGAAAGTTTATCAAAATGATTACAGTCCTAAGGCAGTAGAAGCAAGAAGCTTTTTGAGAGATCTGGAAACAGAAACCAAAAAGGCCGCAGATGCTTATTATTTATCAAGTAATCAAAGCGCATCTGTCATGTTGATCAGCCTTGTGGTATTAAGTATCGTGACCCTGCTTTTAACATCAGCTTTATGGTTTATTATCGCAAGAAGTATCACAAAACCAATACAAACTTTGAAAAAAGCTGCAAAAGATCTATCAAATGGAAATTTACATACAAAACTGGAATATCATTCACAGGATGAATTAGGATCCCTTGCGGACAGCATGCGGGAAACGATTACAACATTAAGCGTCTATGTTAATGAAATAGAAAAAACGATGCTGATGATTGGAAAAGGTAAGCTGAATTATCAGGCTGGAGTGGAATTTAAAGGTGATTTTATCACACTAAGCGAATCTTTGAACCAGATATCCTCTTTATTGAGTAAATCTATGTTACAAATTGCCAATAGTGCTGAACAGGTATCCGGTGGTGCCCAGCAGATATCAAATGGTGCCCAGATGCTATCTCAGGGAGCAAGTGAACAGGCTGGTTCTATTGAAGAACTTGCGACAAGTATCAATGAAATATCTGAAAATGTAAAAAATAATGCAGATGATACCGTAGCAGCAAGTGAACTAGCAGATGTCGTAGAAAATGAAATCGTTGCCAGCAGTCAACAGATGGATCGTGTTACAGAAGCAATCGAAGAAATAAAACAAAACTCCATGGATATCACAGGTATTGTAAAAGATATTGAAGATATCGCATTCCAAACCAATTTATTGTCATTGAATGCAGCAGTAGAAGCCGCAAGAGCAGGCGATGCAGGTCGTGGCTTTAGTGTTGTTGCATCAGAAATTAGAAAATTAGCAACCAAGACGACGGAAGCCAGCAAGACAACTGCAGAACTGATTAAGAAATCAACAACTTCCGTTGAAGAAGGAAGCACCCTGATATCCTCCGCAGAGCAATCAATGAAGCATGTTGTGGAAGGAGCACGTGAAGTCGCAAATAAAATTGAACGTATTTCACAATCCAATATCCAGCAGGCAAACTTTATTATTCAGATTCGCCAAAGTATTGGCATGATTTCAGATATCGTACAGGGAAATTCTGCGACATCAGAAGAAAGTGCCGCAGCCAGTGAAGAATTAGCAGCACAGGCACAGCTGTTAAGAGAGCTGGTAAATAAATTTGAACTTCGAGATGAGGAAGGACTAAATGTATGA
- a CDS encoding chemotaxis protein CheD: MKEIIAHPAELIIAKDDEVITSYALGSGMGICIYDTMKHIAGFIQSLLPKARQQNDNDLKYIDTAFKQLYELMLKEGCQHEHLVVKLVGGATLFQFPDEVVADIGRANTKSAYHMLEELKLPLAGEDVGDRYGRTLHFQVEDGLVHIMTKNKYLYTI, encoded by the coding sequence ATGAAAGAGATAATTGCACATCCGGCAGAACTGATCATTGCGAAAGATGATGAAGTGATCACATCCTATGCACTGGGAAGTGGAATGGGTATCTGTATCTATGATACGATGAAGCATATTGCTGGCTTTATACAAAGCCTTCTGCCAAAAGCCAGGCAACAAAATGACAATGATTTAAAGTATATTGATACCGCTTTTAAACAACTTTATGAGCTGATGCTGAAGGAAGGCTGCCAGCATGAACATCTGGTAGTGAAACTGGTAGGTGGTGCAACACTGTTTCAGTTTCCTGATGAAGTTGTAGCAGACATTGGCCGCGCCAATACCAAAAGTGCTTATCACATGCTGGAAGAACTCAAACTGCCGCTTGCCGGAGAAGATGTTGGTGACAGATATGGAAGAACATTACATTTTCAAGTGGAAGATGGTCTGGTTCATATCATGACGAAAAATAAATACTTATATACTATTTAA
- a CDS encoding chemotaxis protein CheC produces MKAYKENIIQDIVGELGNVGIGSAATSLSSLLGRQILTTTSQVNIIDEQTFIQWKDAYEQTIGILFPLEKELNGFALFLMDEKNIREDIASIHGIDEQSENDEVLEVLMEISSILISSYLSAVASYSNLHLKIRQPAISRDMKESIINEALSNMLMLDDEAIYLIHSLKISHTYDLILMLSRKSILQVLTYLEVRE; encoded by the coding sequence ATGAAAGCATATAAAGAAAACATCATACAGGATATTGTAGGAGAACTTGGAAATGTTGGGATTGGCTCTGCCGCAACCTCCCTGTCCTCATTACTGGGCAGACAGATTTTAACCACAACTTCTCAGGTCAATATCATTGATGAACAGACATTTATCCAGTGGAAAGATGCATACGAACAGACGATTGGTATCCTTTTTCCACTTGAAAAAGAATTAAATGGCTTTGCGTTGTTTTTGATGGATGAAAAAAATATTCGTGAGGATATCGCTTCTATTCATGGAATCGATGAACAATCAGAAAATGATGAAGTATTGGAAGTATTAATGGAAATAAGTAGTATTTTGATATCGTCATATCTTTCGGCGGTAGCATCCTATTCCAATCTGCATTTGAAGATTCGACAGCCGGCTATTTCAAGGGATATGAAAGAATCTATAATCAACGAAGCATTATCCAATATGCTGATGCTGGATGATGAGGCCATTTATTTAATACACAGTTTAAAAATATCACATACATACGATTTAATTCTTATGCTTTCTAGAAAAAGCATCTTACAGGTACTTACGTATTTGGAGGTGAGGGAATGA
- a CDS encoding response regulator, with amino-acid sequence MKEKIMVVDDALFMRKLISGMLKKHDYEDIIFAKDSVEALTQYQAHHPDVVLLDITLPNESGITVLNEILKLDENAKIIMCSAMGQEKVIADALRKGAKDFIVKPFQEERLIRTIASITEQ; translated from the coding sequence ATGAAAGAGAAAATTATGGTCGTAGATGATGCTTTATTTATGAGAAAACTGATTAGCGGCATGCTGAAGAAGCATGATTATGAGGATATCATATTTGCAAAGGATAGTGTAGAAGCATTAACACAATATCAGGCGCATCATCCTGATGTTGTCTTATTGGATATCACACTTCCCAATGAATCAGGAATCACAGTATTAAATGAAATATTAAAGCTGGACGAAAATGCGAAAATCATCATGTGTTCAGCGATGGGACAGGAAAAAGTAATTGCGGATGCTTTACGTAAAGGAGCCAAAGATTTTATTGTGAAACCATTTCAGGAGGAACGACTCATCCGTACCATTGCTTCTATTACAGAACAATGA
- a CDS encoding chemotaxis protein CheB, which yields MVNDIHVLLYQKNHGKENLLFDILSQEKGIMVHRITVLSSLNRYQKLYSSLCVIYDGEILTSWDIIEINKIKNAELPVLVLIRQVNKTVYAHELQDLQVIYKPEHETVSFIRSLIVKIKFLSMPAKQNVLEDLHSTHIIVIGASTGGPRAIETILKVFRTQSYGVIIVQHMNDENLQGFADYLNKQCSSHVVGARENELVKNGVVYIAKEKRHLTIQRQKDGFHLHYTNSQKINCVCPSIDVLFESVAKEAGCLACGVLLTGMGEDGAAGLKAMKDKGAFTIIQDKDSCDVYGMPKVAKAMQAHCIELPLQQIGSFLNGLDGRFKRKNKEIANERENYGRR from the coding sequence ATGGTGAATGATATTCATGTTCTGCTTTATCAAAAAAATCATGGAAAAGAAAATCTTTTATTTGATATTTTATCGCAGGAAAAGGGCATTATGGTACATAGAATCACAGTATTATCTAGTTTAAATCGTTATCAAAAATTATATTCCAGCTTATGTGTTATATATGATGGGGAAATATTAACATCATGGGATATCATCGAAATAAATAAAATAAAAAATGCAGAGCTGCCTGTGCTGGTGCTGATTAGACAAGTCAATAAAACGGTATATGCACATGAACTACAGGATTTACAGGTTATCTATAAGCCAGAACATGAAACTGTATCCTTTATCCGTTCTTTGATTGTGAAAATCAAGTTTCTAAGCATGCCGGCAAAACAAAACGTATTAGAAGATTTACATAGTACCCATATCATTGTGATTGGTGCTTCTACCGGAGGACCAAGAGCAATTGAAACAATATTAAAAGTATTTCGGACACAAAGTTATGGGGTAATCATTGTACAGCATATGAATGATGAAAATTTACAGGGATTTGCGGACTATTTAAATAAACAATGTTCGTCGCATGTGGTAGGTGCCAGAGAAAATGAGCTGGTAAAAAATGGTGTTGTATATATCGCAAAAGAAAAACGCCACCTTACGATACAACGGCAAAAAGATGGATTTCATTTACATTATACCAATAGTCAGAAGATAAATTGTGTATGTCCATCTATTGATGTATTATTTGAATCTGTCGCAAAAGAAGCAGGATGCCTTGCTTGTGGTGTCTTATTGACTGGTATGGGAGAAGATGGGGCAGCAGGATTAAAGGCAATGAAGGATAAAGGTGCATTTACCATCATACAGGATAAGGACAGCTGTGATGTATATGGTATGCCGAAAGTTGCGAAAGCAATGCAGGCGCATTGTATAGAGCTGCCATTACAACAGATTGGTTCATTTTTGAATGGACTGGATGGTCGTTTTAAAAGAAAAAATAAGGAGATCGCAAATGAAAGAGAAAATTATGGTCGTAGATGA
- a CDS encoding protein-glutamate O-methyltransferase CheR yields the protein MVKIRDDEFQYLCELLYQSYGLNMRKKRVLIEYRLMNILQKYQVNSFQEYFSLLRTDKSGKMKEEMLNKLTTNYSFFMREPQHFEFIKKEILPKLCVSKPFSVWIAGCSYGQECYTLAMILEELRLSGMVLPPINIYATDINTVALEQAKTGIYPKEAIANLPELWRKRFCRSLSDGTIQLKECIRKQVTFEYHNIMEPYDKRKFHLIMCRNVLIYFDERSRNKIYQRFYNSLQPKGFLILGMAEMILQNHVLFKYHGASIYQVKESVHGE from the coding sequence TTGGTTAAAATCAGGGATGATGAGTTTCAATATTTATGTGAATTATTGTATCAGTCTTATGGATTGAATATGCGTAAAAAACGCGTGTTGATTGAGTATCGTCTTATGAATATTCTGCAAAAGTATCAGGTCAATAGTTTTCAGGAGTATTTTTCATTATTACGTACAGATAAAAGTGGAAAGATGAAAGAAGAAATGTTAAACAAGTTAACAACCAATTATTCTTTCTTTATGCGAGAACCTCAGCATTTTGAATTTATCAAAAAAGAAATATTACCCAAACTCTGTGTGAGTAAGCCATTTTCTGTTTGGATCGCAGGATGCTCTTATGGACAGGAATGCTATACCCTGGCGATGATTTTAGAAGAATTACGTTTGAGTGGAATGGTACTTCCCCCTATCAATATCTATGCGACAGATATCAACACCGTTGCTTTAGAACAGGCAAAGACAGGGATTTATCCTAAAGAAGCTATTGCGAATCTACCAGAGTTATGGAGAAAAAGGTTTTGTCGCTCATTAAGCGATGGAACGATTCAGTTAAAAGAATGTATCAGAAAGCAGGTAACATTTGAATATCATAATATTATGGAGCCTTATGATAAACGAAAGTTTCATCTGATCATGTGCAGAAATGTATTGATTTATTTTGATGAACGTTCACGAAACAAGATTTATCAACGCTTTTATAACAGCCTGCAGCCAAAAGGATTTTTGATTTTGGGAATGGCAGAAATGATCCTACAGAATCATGTATTATTTAAGTACCATGGAGCTTCTATTTATCAGGTAAAGGAGAGCGTACATGGTGAATGA
- a CDS encoding chemotaxis protein CheW, with the protein MSEHLYIACHLGEKIIAVPGEQIVEVIPACEITPLPIAIPHVKGVLQRNNKAVLILDESLPFFGESREALKYFMILSLGNDEIGIGAHRIEREIAVSDHTWVHQPDEVFEFSCNIKGHRIYRLDIKAWGGDGVG; encoded by the coding sequence ATGAGTGAACATTTGTATATCGCATGTCATCTGGGAGAAAAAATTATTGCAGTTCCAGGAGAACAAATCGTAGAAGTCATACCGGCATGTGAGATTACACCACTACCTATTGCGATTCCTCATGTAAAAGGCGTACTTCAACGAAACAACAAAGCAGTATTGATTTTGGATGAATCCCTACCATTTTTTGGGGAAAGCAGAGAAGCATTAAAATATTTTATGATTTTATCATTGGGTAATGATGAAATCGGTATTGGTGCACATCGTATTGAAAGAGAAATTGCTGTTAGTGATCATACATGGGTACATCAGCCTGATGAGGTATTTGAGTTTTCATGTAATATAAAGGGACATAGGATTTATCGTTTAGACATTAAAGCATGGGGAGGTGATGGTGTTGGTTAA